One window of Nicotiana tomentosiformis chromosome 11, ASM39032v3, whole genome shotgun sequence genomic DNA carries:
- the LOC138901224 gene encoding uncharacterized protein encodes MSGDDPSIQEQGYQTTMPHYEGLGEGGGDEDKEGVSISENKFEFMSEGSTTKAIHLVRRLVEQYRDRKHDLHMVFTNLEKTYDKVPRDDLWRCLEARCVPAAYTRAIKDMYDGAKTRVRKVRGESRHFIVEVRLHEGSALSPFLIALVMDKLTRHIQGELPWWMLLSHDIVLIDEIRGGVNARV; translated from the coding sequence ATGAGTGGAGATGATCCcagtatacaagaacaagggtatCAAACTACTATGCCACACTATGAAGgtctgggagagggtggtggagatgAGGATAAGGAAGGGGTGTCTATCTCTGAGAACAAGTTCGAGTTCATGTCGGAGGGTTCGACGACAAAAGCTATTCATCTTGTTAGGAGATTGGTGGAACAATACAGGGATAGGAAGCatgacttgcatatggtgttcaccAATTTGGAGAAAACATATGACAAAGTCCCTAGGGATGATCTATGGAGATGCTTGGAGGCTAGATGTGTACCTGCCGCATACACTAgagcgattaaggacatgtatgatggagctaagacccgAGTGAGAAAGGTGAGAGGAGAATCGAGGCACTTCATAGTAGAGGTGAGGTTGCATGAGGGATCAGCGCTTAGCCCGTTTCTAATTGCCTTGGTGATGGATAAGTTGACACGACACATTCAAGGAGAGTTACCTTGGTGGATGTTATTATCACATGATATAGTACTGATTGACGAGATACGTGGCGGTGTTAATgctagagtctaa